A part of Pectobacterium cacticida genomic DNA contains:
- the potF gene encoding spermidine/putrescine ABC transporter substrate-binding protein PotF gives MFTQRKKWLSGVVAGLLMAASVTASAEEKTLHIYNWSDYIAPNTLANFQKETGIKVVYDVFDSNEVLEGKLMAGSTGFDLVVPSASFLERQLTAGVFQPLDRSKLPNYKNLDPELMKLIAQHDPGNKYALPYLWATTGIGYNVDKVKAALGADAPVDSWDLVLKPENLEKLKSCGVSFLDAPEEIFATVLNYQGKDPNSTKPGDYTTSATDLLLKLRPNIRYFHSSQYINDLANGDICVAVGWAGDILQAGNRAKEAKNGVNIQYSIPKEGALAFFDVLAIPKDAKNLDEAYAFLDYLMKPEVMADISNHVYYASGNLASLPLVNEDIRNNPGVYPPADVRAKLFTLKVQSPQIDRTRTRAWTKVKSGI, from the coding sequence AGAGAAAACGCTGCATATTTATAACTGGTCCGATTATATTGCACCGAACACGTTAGCCAATTTCCAAAAAGAAACTGGCATTAAGGTTGTCTATGACGTGTTTGACTCCAACGAAGTGTTGGAAGGCAAGCTCATGGCGGGCAGTACAGGGTTCGATCTGGTTGTGCCCTCGGCCAGTTTTCTGGAACGGCAACTCACCGCGGGCGTTTTCCAGCCGCTAGACCGGAGTAAACTACCGAACTACAAAAATCTGGATCCCGAACTGATGAAGTTGATCGCGCAGCACGATCCGGGGAATAAATACGCGTTACCTTACCTGTGGGCGACAACCGGCATCGGTTATAACGTGGATAAAGTGAAAGCCGCGCTGGGTGCCGATGCGCCCGTTGACAGTTGGGATCTGGTATTGAAGCCGGAAAATCTGGAAAAACTAAAAAGTTGCGGCGTATCATTTCTGGACGCTCCAGAAGAGATCTTTGCCACCGTGCTGAACTATCAGGGGAAAGATCCGAACAGTACTAAACCGGGTGATTACACGACGTCAGCCACCGATCTACTGCTAAAACTGCGTCCGAATATTCGTTATTTCCATTCATCACAGTATATCAACGATCTGGCCAACGGTGATATTTGCGTCGCAGTAGGGTGGGCCGGTGATATTTTGCAGGCGGGCAATCGTGCGAAAGAAGCGAAAAACGGTGTAAATATCCAGTACAGTATTCCAAAAGAAGGGGCGCTGGCGTTTTTTGATGTCCTCGCCATTCCGAAAGATGCCAAAAATCTGGATGAAGCCTATGCATTTCTCGATTATCTGATGAAACCGGAAGTGATGGCTGACATCAGCAACCATGTCTATTACGCGAGTGGTAATTTGGCCTCCCTGCCGTTGGTCAATGAAGATATTCGTAATAATCCCGGCGTCTATCCTCCGGCGGATGTCCGCGCTAAATTATTTACGCTTAAGGTGCAATCACCTCAGATTGACCGAACACGCACCCGTGCGTGGACGAAGGTCAAGAGCGGTATATAG
- the potG gene encoding putrescine ABC transporter ATP-binding subunit PotG: MNIAIPRPQLKPQKAVTPLLEVRNLTKSFDGQAAVDDVSLTIYKGEIFALLGASGCGKSTLLRMLAGFELPTQGQIVLDGQDLSLVPPYQRPINMMFQSYALFPHMTVEKNIAFGLKQDKLPRAEIKDRVEEMLSLVHMQEFANRKPHQLSGGQRQRVALARSLAKRPKLLLLDEPMGALDKKLRDRMQLEVVDILERVGVTCVMVTHDQEEAMTMAGRIAIMNRGKFVQIGEPEEIYEHPNTRFSAEFIGSVNMFEGVLQERRDDALIINSPGLVHPLKVDTDVSVVDGVPVFIALRPEKIMLSEVVPDDGCNFAVGEVVHIAYLGDLSIYHVRLNSGQIISAQLQNAYRYRKGTPTWGDEVRLCWDADSCVVLTV, from the coding sequence GTGAATATCGCGATCCCCCGCCCTCAATTAAAACCGCAAAAAGCGGTCACGCCGCTATTGGAAGTGCGTAACCTGACAAAGTCGTTTGACGGTCAGGCCGCCGTCGATGACGTCAGCCTGACGATTTATAAAGGTGAAATTTTTGCCCTGCTAGGTGCTTCAGGTTGTGGAAAATCCACGCTGCTGCGTATGCTAGCGGGGTTCGAACTCCCTACTCAGGGGCAGATTGTGCTGGACGGTCAGGATTTATCATTGGTGCCGCCTTATCAGCGCCCTATCAATATGATGTTCCAGTCGTATGCATTATTTCCGCACATGACGGTGGAAAAAAATATCGCATTTGGCTTAAAGCAGGACAAACTTCCGCGTGCGGAAATCAAAGATCGTGTGGAAGAAATGCTGTCGCTGGTCCATATGCAGGAATTCGCCAATCGTAAACCACATCAGCTTTCCGGCGGTCAGCGTCAACGTGTCGCGCTGGCGCGCAGTTTAGCAAAGCGCCCTAAGCTGCTGCTGTTGGATGAACCGATGGGCGCGCTGGACAAGAAGTTGCGCGACCGTATGCAGCTCGAAGTTGTCGATATTCTGGAGCGCGTGGGCGTCACTTGCGTGATGGTCACGCACGATCAGGAAGAAGCGATGACCATGGCCGGACGCATTGCCATTATGAACCGCGGTAAATTTGTACAGATTGGTGAGCCGGAAGAGATTTATGAGCATCCGAACACCCGATTCAGCGCGGAGTTCATCGGGTCGGTTAATATGTTTGAAGGGGTATTGCAAGAGCGCCGGGACGACGCGCTGATCATTAACAGCCCTGGGTTAGTACACCCATTGAAGGTAGATACTGATGTCTCGGTTGTGGATGGCGTTCCCGTCTTCATCGCGTTGCGGCCCGAGAAAATCATGTTGAGCGAAGTCGTGCCGGATGACGGCTGCAATTTTGCGGTGGGCGAAGTTGTGCATATTGCTTATTTGGGTGACCTGTCGATTTACCATGTCAGACTCAATAGCGGGCAGATCATTAGCGCGCAATTACAAAACGCTTACCGCTATCGTAAGGGCACGCCGACCTGGGGAGATGAGGTCCGACTGTGTTGGGATGCGGATAGTTGTGTGGTTCTGACGGTGTAG
- the potH gene encoding putrescine ABC transporter permease PotH translates to MTLFPEHNAAEPSGRARLWLRVLMAHWRQKHGRKLVIALPYLWLLLLFMLPFLIVFKISLAEMARAIPPYTDLVSWMDDRLGITLNLGNYLHLLDDPLYFDAYLQSLQVAGVSTLCCLLIGYPLAWAVAHSKPSTRNILLLLVILPSWTSFLIRVYAWMGILKNNGILNNFLLWLGVIDEPLIILHTNLAVYIGVVYSYLPFMVLPIYTALMRLDYSLVEASLDLGARPLKTFFSIIVPLTKGGIIAGSMLVFIPAVGEYVIPELLGGPDSIMIGRILWQEFFNNRDWPVASAVAVIMLLLLIMPIIWFHKHQNKTVEGEA, encoded by the coding sequence ATGACTTTATTTCCCGAACATAACGCGGCAGAACCATCGGGCAGAGCCAGACTCTGGCTACGTGTGCTGATGGCGCACTGGCGTCAGAAACACGGACGTAAGCTGGTCATCGCGCTGCCGTATTTGTGGCTGCTCCTGCTGTTTATGCTGCCATTCCTGATCGTGTTCAAAATCAGCCTGGCAGAAATGGCGCGGGCAATCCCGCCTTATACCGATCTGGTTTCCTGGATGGATGACAGGCTTGGTATTACTCTAAATCTTGGCAACTACCTACATTTGTTAGACGACCCACTTTATTTCGATGCCTATCTGCAATCGCTTCAGGTGGCTGGCGTGTCGACGCTGTGTTGTCTGCTTATCGGCTACCCGCTGGCGTGGGCGGTGGCCCACAGTAAACCGTCAACACGTAATATATTGTTATTACTGGTTATCCTTCCATCATGGACCTCTTTCCTGATTCGTGTTTATGCCTGGATGGGCATTCTGAAAAACAACGGTATTCTGAATAACTTCCTGCTGTGGTTAGGGGTGATTGATGAACCACTCATTATCTTGCACACCAATTTGGCGGTATATATTGGTGTCGTGTATTCCTATCTCCCCTTTATGGTGCTGCCGATTTACACCGCGCTCATGCGGCTGGATTATTCGTTGGTTGAAGCTTCGCTGGATTTGGGCGCTCGCCCGTTGAAAACCTTCTTCAGCATAATAGTTCCTTTAACGAAGGGCGGAATTATTGCCGGTTCGATGTTGGTTTTCATTCCTGCGGTGGGGGAATATGTCATTCCAGAACTGCTCGGCGGGCCGGACAGCATCATGATTGGCCGCATTTTGTGGCAGGAATTCTTTAATAACCGTGACTGGCCGGTGGCGTCTGCCGTGGCAGTTATCATGCTTCTGTTATTGATTATGCCGATAATTTGGTTCCACAAACACCAGAATAAAACGGTGGAGGGAGAGGCGTGA
- the potI gene encoding putrescine ABC transporter permease PotI, whose amino-acid sequence MNNLPVVRSPWRIAILVLCFTFLYAPMLMLVIYSFNSSKLVTVWAGWSARWYVELFHNSAMIGAVLLSLTIAAASATMAVILGTIAAVVMVRFGRFRGSNGFAFMLTAPLVMPDVITGLSLLLLFVSLGHAIGWPAERGMFTIWLAHVTFCTAYVTVVIGARLRELDRSIEEAAMDLGANPLKVFFIITVPMIAPALFSGWLLAFTLSLDDLVIASFVAGPGSTTLPMLVFSSVRMGVNPQINALASLILLIVGIIGFIAWWFMARAEKQRYRDMQKARRG is encoded by the coding sequence GTGAATAATCTACCTGTGGTGCGATCGCCGTGGCGGATAGCAATTCTAGTGCTGTGTTTTACGTTTCTCTATGCACCCATGCTCATGCTGGTGATCTACTCGTTTAACAGTTCCAAACTGGTTACCGTCTGGGCCGGTTGGTCGGCTCGTTGGTATGTCGAGCTGTTCCATAATTCGGCCATGATCGGTGCGGTGCTTCTTAGCCTGACGATTGCCGCCGCCTCGGCTACGATGGCGGTCATCCTGGGGACAATCGCCGCCGTGGTCATGGTGCGATTTGGTCGTTTTCGGGGCTCGAATGGGTTCGCTTTTATGCTAACGGCCCCACTGGTGATGCCCGATGTGATTACCGGTTTGTCCCTTCTACTGCTCTTTGTCTCTTTAGGGCATGCCATTGGGTGGCCTGCGGAGAGAGGAATGTTCACTATTTGGCTGGCGCATGTCACGTTCTGTACGGCGTATGTCACCGTGGTGATCGGCGCCCGCCTACGTGAACTCGATCGCTCAATTGAGGAAGCCGCGATGGATCTGGGGGCAAATCCACTGAAAGTTTTCTTCATTATTACGGTGCCTATGATTGCGCCCGCGCTGTTTTCCGGCTGGTTGCTGGCGTTTACGCTCTCTCTGGACGATCTGGTTATCGCCAGTTTTGTGGCTGGGCCTGGCTCGACGACGTTGCCCATGCTGGTCTTTTCCAGTGTGCGAATGGGCGTTAATCCACAGATTAACGCCTTGGCGTCTTTGATACTGTTGATTGTCGGTATTATTGGATTTATTGCCTGGTGGTTTATGGCGAGAGCAGAGAAGCAACGCTATCGTGATATGCAAAAAGCGCGGCGCGGCTGA
- a CDS encoding YbjO family protein codes for MKPRHVYAPVPVMVAGIAIIATRFLGLALLTWELGFNGLSAWINSNTYAWDSTLIVLLSLVIIGVEVRCGFAVLTGLNWGRWGYVGCQIVAVSYLLLTSRGAALPAIFHISGESSLAILHQILLQKVPDLLVMVLLFLPRRSKRFFQPRKQVS; via the coding sequence GTGAAGCCACGCCATGTTTATGCCCCGGTGCCAGTCATGGTGGCAGGTATTGCAATTATTGCGACCCGTTTTTTAGGGCTCGCGCTGCTCACGTGGGAACTGGGGTTCAACGGTTTAAGCGCTTGGATTAACAGTAATACGTACGCTTGGGATTCGACGTTAATCGTGCTGCTGTCACTTGTGATCATCGGCGTTGAGGTTCGCTGTGGTTTTGCCGTGTTAACTGGCCTGAACTGGGGGCGTTGGGGCTATGTGGGCTGTCAGATCGTCGCGGTATCTTACCTACTGCTAACGTCGCGAGGCGCAGCGCTTCCTGCGATATTCCATATTTCAGGCGAGAGTAGCTTGGCCATACTGCATCAGATTTTATTACAAAAGGTTCCTGATCTTTTGGTCATGGTTTTGCTATTTCTACCGCGGCGCAGCAAACGCTTTTTTCAGCCTCGGAAACAGGTTTCTTAA
- the rlmC gene encoding 23S rRNA (uracil(747)-C(5))-methyltransferase RlmC: protein MHCAHYRMGTCRSCQWLEKAYPQQLSDKQQHLEGLLKPHAVQCWLPAQPSAPSACRNKAKMVVSGSVERPLLGILHRDGTAADLCDCPLYPPSFSPVFAVLKVFIARAGLTPYHVARRRGELKYLLLTESTQCGTFMLRFVLRSEAKLPQLRAELPWLQQQLPQLEVISANIQPVHQAIMEGKTEIILSDITALAEQFNQVPLYIRPQSFFQTNPQVAAALYATARDWVAELNISHMWDLFCGVGGFGLHCASPNMRLTGIEISAEAIVCARRSAEQLGLKQVAFQALDSTQFAIGKTDIPELVLVNPPRRGIGSELCAYLSRMAPDYILYSSCNAESMTKDMAELANYRVLRVQLFDMFPHTAHYEVLTLLKREI from the coding sequence ATGCATTGTGCTCACTATCGTATGGGAACCTGCCGTTCCTGCCAATGGCTGGAAAAAGCCTATCCGCAACAGTTATCTGACAAGCAGCAGCATCTTGAAGGTCTGCTGAAACCGCATGCTGTGCAGTGCTGGTTGCCCGCGCAACCTTCTGCACCATCGGCATGTCGCAATAAAGCCAAAATGGTGGTGAGCGGCAGCGTAGAACGCCCATTACTAGGAATATTACACCGTGATGGCACCGCGGCGGATCTCTGTGATTGCCCGCTTTATCCGCCCAGCTTTTCGCCGGTTTTCGCTGTCCTTAAGGTTTTTATCGCCAGGGCAGGGCTGACGCCATATCACGTGGCGCGCCGTCGTGGCGAATTGAAATACCTACTGCTGACCGAAAGTACACAATGCGGTACGTTTATGTTGCGCTTTGTCTTGCGATCGGAAGCCAAGTTACCCCAACTGCGCGCCGAATTACCTTGGTTACAGCAGCAATTGCCTCAGCTTGAAGTGATTTCCGCCAACATCCAACCCGTTCATCAGGCGATAATGGAGGGGAAAACGGAGATTATCCTGAGCGATATTACTGCGCTGGCCGAACAGTTCAACCAGGTGCCGTTGTATATCCGCCCGCAAAGTTTTTTCCAGACGAATCCACAGGTGGCGGCAGCGCTGTATGCAACAGCGCGCGACTGGGTCGCCGAATTGAACATTAGCCATATGTGGGATCTATTTTGTGGTGTGGGAGGGTTTGGCCTGCACTGCGCATCACCTAACATGCGTTTAACCGGGATTGAAATCAGCGCTGAAGCGATAGTCTGTGCTCGTCGCTCGGCGGAACAGTTGGGGCTAAAACAGGTAGCGTTTCAGGCGTTGGATTCAACGCAGTTCGCGATAGGTAAGACGGACATTCCCGAGCTGGTGCTAGTCAACCCCCCGCGCCGCGGTATCGGCAGCGAACTGTGCGCTTACTTGAGCCGTATGGCACCGGACTATATTCTCTACTCCAGCTGTAATGCGGAAAGCATGACAAAAGATATGGCGGAACTGGCGAATTACCGTGTACTGCGCGTTCAGCTATTCGACATGTTCCCACACACAGCACATTACGAAGTGCTGACGTTATTGAAGCGGGAAATATAG
- the artJ gene encoding arginine ABC transporter substrate-binding protein, which translates to MKKLMLATLLAGIAFSATAADTIRFASSATYPPFESLNASNEIVGFDMDLAKALCKQMQATCTFTNQAFDSLIPALKFRRYDAVISGMDITPERSKQVAFTQPYYANSAIVIAQKGKFNDFAAMKGKRIGMENGTTHQKYMHDKHPEVQTVSYDSYQNAVLDLKNGRIDGVFGDTAVVNEWIKTNPELATVGEHITDAEYFGTGLGIAVRPDNTALLEKLNKALDAIKADGTYKAINDKWFPQ; encoded by the coding sequence ATGAAAAAATTAATGCTTGCTACGTTATTAGCCGGGATCGCTTTCAGCGCCACGGCTGCAGACACCATTCGTTTTGCGTCTTCAGCCACTTATCCACCATTCGAATCGCTAAATGCCAGTAATGAAATCGTTGGTTTCGATATGGATCTGGCAAAAGCACTGTGTAAACAAATGCAGGCGACCTGCACGTTCACCAATCAGGCATTTGACAGCTTGATTCCAGCGTTAAAATTCCGCCGTTATGACGCGGTGATTTCCGGTATGGACATCACGCCAGAACGCAGTAAACAAGTCGCGTTCACGCAGCCCTACTATGCCAACTCAGCCATCGTCATCGCGCAAAAAGGTAAGTTTAACGATTTCGCCGCGATGAAGGGTAAACGTATTGGTATGGAAAATGGCACAACGCACCAGAAATATATGCACGACAAACACCCAGAAGTACAAACCGTCTCTTACGATAGCTATCAGAATGCGGTATTGGATCTGAAAAATGGTCGTATCGATGGCGTGTTCGGTGATACCGCGGTTGTCAACGAATGGATTAAGACCAACCCTGAACTGGCAACGGTGGGGGAACATATCACAGACGCAGAATACTTCGGCACAGGGTTGGGCATCGCGGTGCGCCCTGATAACACAGCGCTGCTGGAGAAACTCAATAAAGCGCTGGACGCCATCAAAGCGGACGGCACATACAAGGCCATCAACGACAAGTGGTTCCCGCAATAA
- the artM gene encoding arginine ABC transporter permease ArtM, giving the protein MLAYIPELLKGLQTSLTLTAVSIVVALALSLLLTIVLTLKTPVISLLAKGYITLFTGTPLLVQIFLIYYGPGQFTAIQQIPWLWHLLSQPWLCAMVALALNSAAYTTQLFYGAVKAIPAGQWQSCAALGMNQRQTLRILLPFAFKRALSSYSNEVVLVFKSTSLAYTITLMEVMGYSQLMYGRTYDVMVFGAAGIIYLCVNGLLTLLMRWVERRALVFERRN; this is encoded by the coding sequence ATGCTCGCTTATATACCTGAGCTGTTAAAAGGCCTGCAAACCAGCCTGACCTTGACTGCCGTGTCGATCGTCGTGGCACTGGCGTTGTCACTGCTGTTGACCATTGTACTGACGCTAAAAACGCCGGTTATCTCCCTGTTGGCGAAGGGCTACATTACGCTGTTCACCGGTACGCCGCTGCTGGTGCAAATTTTCCTGATCTACTACGGCCCCGGACAGTTCACCGCTATTCAACAGATCCCCTGGCTGTGGCACCTGCTTTCACAACCGTGGCTATGCGCGATGGTGGCGCTGGCGCTCAATAGCGCAGCTTACACGACGCAACTTTTCTATGGCGCGGTAAAAGCGATTCCCGCCGGACAATGGCAATCCTGCGCGGCTTTGGGCATGAACCAGAGGCAGACGTTACGCATTTTGCTCCCCTTCGCCTTTAAGCGCGCGCTTTCTTCTTATTCCAATGAAGTGGTGTTGGTGTTTAAGAGTACGTCGTTGGCTTACACCATCACGCTGATGGAAGTCATGGGCTACAGCCAATTGATGTATGGCCGCACCTATGACGTGATGGTGTTTGGCGCCGCGGGGATTATCTATCTCTGTGTCAACGGGCTACTGACGCTATTAATGCGTTGGGTCGAGCGTCGAGCACTGGTTTTTGAGCGCCGTAACTGA
- the artQ gene encoding arginine ABC transporter permease ArtQ: MIEFQPLASAAGMTVGLAICALVLGLALAMLFAVWETVRWKAVRWAGTAVVTLLRGLPEILVVLFIYFGSSQLLMMLADGFTLNLFIVQIPVKLEIGMFEISPFLCGVIALALLYAAYASQTLRGALKAVPQGQWESGQALGLGKSAIFFRLIMPQMWRHALPGLGNQWLALLKDTALVSLISVNDLMLQTKSIATRTQEPFTWYVIAAAIYLVITLLSQYVLKRIELRTTRFERRPS; the protein is encoded by the coding sequence ATGATTGAATTTCAACCTCTCGCAAGCGCCGCTGGTATGACCGTCGGCCTTGCCATTTGTGCGCTGGTACTCGGGCTCGCTCTGGCGATGCTGTTTGCCGTTTGGGAAACCGTTCGCTGGAAAGCGGTGCGTTGGGCTGGCACCGCTGTTGTCACTCTGTTACGCGGCTTGCCAGAGATTCTGGTCGTACTATTTATCTACTTCGGCTCCTCCCAACTGCTGATGATGCTGGCGGATGGCTTCACGCTGAACCTTTTCATCGTGCAGATTCCAGTAAAACTGGAAATTGGCATGTTTGAAATCAGCCCCTTTCTCTGTGGCGTGATTGCCCTGGCGCTACTGTATGCCGCCTACGCATCACAAACGTTACGCGGCGCACTGAAAGCCGTGCCGCAAGGGCAATGGGAATCCGGTCAGGCGTTGGGACTGGGTAAATCCGCGATCTTCTTCCGCTTGATTATGCCGCAGATGTGGCGTCACGCCCTGCCGGGGTTAGGTAATCAGTGGTTGGCATTGCTGAAAGATACCGCGTTGGTTTCACTGATTAGCGTTAATGATTTGATGCTGCAGACCAAAAGTATTGCCACGCGGACGCAAGAACCCTTTACCTGGTACGTTATCGCAGCGGCAATCTACCTCGTTATTACGCTGTTAAGTCAGTATGTGCTGAAACGCATTGAACTGCGCACCACGCGTTTTGAGCGGAGGCCTTCCTGA
- the artJ gene encoding arginine ABC transporter substrate-binding protein, translating to MKKLIVAALFAVGAASAHAADTIRFATEASYPPFEFVDANNQIQGFDIDLANALCKEMQATCTFSNQAFDSLIPGLKFRRFEAVIAGMDITPERQQQVSFTQPYYDNSALFIAQKGKIADIAALKGKRVGVQNGTTHQKYLMEQQSDIKTVPYDSYQNAVLDLKNGRLDAVFGDTAVVNEWLKQNETLASVGQNITDKNYFGVGLGIAVRQNNDALLKKFNDALNKIKQDGTYATLYKKWFQQ from the coding sequence ATGAAAAAATTAATTGTTGCCGCCTTATTCGCCGTTGGCGCCGCTTCGGCCCACGCCGCCGATACTATCCGTTTCGCGACCGAAGCCTCCTATCCTCCGTTTGAGTTTGTCGATGCCAACAACCAGATTCAGGGGTTTGATATCGATCTGGCCAACGCGTTGTGCAAAGAAATGCAGGCAACCTGCACCTTCAGCAATCAGGCTTTCGACAGCCTGATCCCCGGCCTGAAATTCCGTCGTTTTGAAGCGGTTATTGCCGGTATGGATATCACTCCGGAACGCCAGCAGCAGGTTTCCTTTACACAACCCTATTACGATAACTCCGCGCTGTTTATTGCTCAGAAAGGAAAAATAGCGGATATCGCCGCGCTGAAAGGCAAGCGTGTCGGCGTACAGAACGGGACAACGCATCAGAAATACCTGATGGAACAACAAAGCGATATTAAAACAGTGCCTTACGATAGCTACCAGAATGCCGTGTTGGATTTGAAAAATGGCCGTTTGGATGCCGTCTTTGGTGACACTGCCGTAGTGAATGAATGGCTGAAGCAGAACGAAACGCTGGCTTCCGTTGGTCAAAATATCACGGATAAAAACTACTTTGGTGTCGGCTTGGGCATTGCCGTCCGTCAGAATAACGATGCGTTGCTGAAGAAATTCAACGATGCGCTTAACAAGATTAAGCAAGATGGCACCTACGCAACCCTCTATAAAAAATGGTTTCAGCAGTAA